The DNA region GGCGACGGAACGTCCAGGCCACCCCCCTGCCTTCCTCCCGGGCTCCCCCGTACCCGCGAGCCCTCTTTCCTCGCCCTGGGCGCACCCCTCCTCGACCCTCCCATGGACAATCAAAGCCCCGCCGTCCCTATACTGACCCGGTCACGGCCACTTCCCGGCAGCCGCCTGCGTCCGAGGTGTTCCCTGGTCATCCTTACCTACGACCTTGGGCAGCTTCTGCCTGCGGAGCGGGATCCGGGGAAGCTTCATGCTGATACGACTGAAGCGTCCGCACAAGCGCTGTGGCGCCTTCTTCCTCCCCAGTGAGAGCTCCCTGCGGGGTCGGGGCCTGAGCGAAGGGGACTGAGCCTTGCCTTGGCCGGAGGGGCGGGGCGAGTCAGCCGGCGCCCACCCACGGGCGGCCGGGCGGTGCCTACAGTGGACGCGGCCCCTCGGGGCGGGGCCTGAGCAaaggggcagggcggggcggcGAGCGGGGCCTGAGCTAACAGGGGCCGGGGCCTACAGTGTACTGGGCCCCTCGGGGCGGGGCCTGAACTAACGGGGGCGGTGCcaccgggggcggggcggggccgggaagGGCGACCGCGCGCAGTGCTCCGGGCTAGGGCCGGGCGGCGAAGCCTCACCCGCGCGCTGGGTCCTTGCCGCGGCAAGCGCAGCAGCAGCCGAGCAGCGAGAGTAGCAGGCCGAGGAGCAGGGCGAGCAGCGCCCCCGCGCCCATCACGCCCTTGCGCTGGTTGGTCTCTGTGGGGAGCGCCCGATCAGAGCGGGGGCCAGCGACCCCCGCGCCCCCACCCGGCGGCCCCTACCCACTCACCCAGGCGGCAGGCACCGGTGACCGGGTCGCACGAGTCCTCGTGGCAGCTGCAGGCCTGGGCGCAGTCCACACCGTGGAGCCCGGGCGGGCACGTCAGGTTACAGCTGCGGGGGCGCGAGGTCAGGGAGGCGGGCGGGGTCTGGGGGCGCCGCCGAGCTGCCCTCCGAGACGCCTCCCGCGCTCGACCCCGCGGCCGGCCGGCCCCGCGTTCCCTGGCTCCACTCTCTAGGGACTGcggccacccccacctccagcacGTCCTGGGCGATCAGTGTCTTGGAAACAAATGGGTGCGCTCCAGCGCCGGGGAGTCTGGGGGACCGGCCAAGATCACTGGCCGCGGTGCCCACTTCGGGGCTGACTCTTGATGTGCAGGGAATAGGCTGCCGGACCAGACCTGTGGGTCTACGTGGAGGTCTCTGCGCACTTCATATCATCAGCTCAGGGGAGCCCACTGACCACAGGCTGACCTGGCCACCAGATCCGGCTCGAACGCCAGCTCCACGCCAGGGCAGGAAACTGCCCCCCAAGACCCCTGGTCGCTCCCTAGCTGGCTGAGGGCCAAGCCTGGGTCCCGCCTGGTCACCAATAGAGCAGCCTCTGGGGTCTGGCTGGAGCCCTGTGCCTTGACTCAGACCTCTCGCCCCCGAGCACTCACTGGGGCCCGTGGACGCCCGGGCTGCAGAGGCATCGTCCTGACTGGAAGTCACAGTGGCCGCTCCCGCAGTCGGCGCACACGAACGCGCAGTCCTCGCCGTACGTGCCATTGCTGCACCTGGTCTCACACCTCGGAACAGGGGGAGGGGGCGTCAGGGCCAACGGCCCCGAAGCCCACAGAGGCCAGTGCGGAGGGCGGCGGGGGGCTGCGTGTCTGGGGCGCACGCGCGTCGCTCACCGGTCGCCGATCCAGCCCGCGTTGCAGCGCGTGCACTTGCCGGTCACGTGGTTGCAGGCGTGCCCGTCGCGACACGGCGGGCACCGGCGGCCGCAGCCCTCGCCGTAGAAGCCGGCGGCGCATGGCTGGTCGCACTTGGTGCCGTTCCAGCCCGGCTCGCACGTCAGGCAGCGGCCCTCGGCCACGGTGCACGGCTGCTGGCCCTTGCACTGGCCGCATCTGGGGAAGGGGCGGGAGGCTAGGCGGGGCCCgggcccctcacccccaccccctcggcggcctgtccctccctcccctccccgggcGGGGCCCGCGCTTACCGGCGGCGGCAGCCCAGGCCGTAGAAGCCGGCGGGGCACGGCTCCCGGCAGTACTTGCCCCTGTAGCCGGGCTCGCACGCGCACGTGCCGTCCACCGGGTGGCAGCGCCCGCGGAAGCACTGGCAATAGCGCTCGCAGCGCGCGCCGAACGTGCGCTCCCGGCACTGGCAGCGGCCGCTCTGCTGCTCGCACGGCGACGTGTTGCAGGAGCACTGGTTGTTGCAGCTGCGGCCCCACCAGCCCGCGTGGCACAGGCACGCGCCCGTCTGCGGGTCGCAGCGTGACGTGGCGCTGCAGTAGCACGCGCTGGCGCACTGCGGGCCCCACCAGCCGGGCTCGCAGCGACACACGCCGCTCCGAGGGTGGCACGCGCCGTGCTGGCACTGGCACGCATGCTCGCAGCGTGCGCCCCAGCGCCGCGCGTGACAAGTACACTGGCCCGTCACGTCCTCGCACTGCCCGTGCGGGTGGCAGACGCACAGCTCCTTGCAGTCGGGACCCCAGAACTGGCGCGGGCACTCTGTAGGAGGAGTGGAGACGGGGGGCTGCCCAGGCGCTGGCGAGAGAGCCTGCTAGCTTCCCACCCGGCGCCCCGCCCCCGGACCTGGCCCCGCCCACTCAGCACCCGCCTCCAGCCCAGACCCCGCCCCCTCTGGGCCCTGCCCCCACCGCCCCGCGCCCGCTGGGATCCGCGCTCACTGGTGTCGCAGTTGGCCCCGAAGTAGCCGTGGCGGCAGCGGCACTCGCCGGGTCGCACGCACACCTCGTTCTCTGAGCACGTGGAGTTGCCTTCGCACACAGCTGCGGACGAGACGGGCCGGGGTGTCCCCAGTCCAGCCGCCGCACTTGTCTCCTGCTCTCCGTGCCCACCCGCACCCCGGGCGCGATCCCAGATGACCCACTCACCGATCCCACACTCGTCCCCCTGCTGTCTCCAGCCGGCGCAGCACGTGAGCTCCTGGGAGCTGCAGGCAGAGAGACTGGCGCCTGAGTCTGAGCCCCTCGCGCAGGGAactgcccatcccccaccagcaatccccaccctgccctcgggaggtgggaggtggttaTCGGAGGCGCTGCTATAGGTTCGGGGGACTCGAGTAAGTCACAAGTTTCAGCCATCCAGAGCAAACCCTGGGAGGTGGCAGAGCACAGACCACTTCCAAGAAATTCACAGTTCTCTCTACTTGGGGGTCTTGCCTCTCCTGATCTGTGCCCTCTTCCCCCATCCACTAGGCCTGAGAAGAGACCCCAGGCGTCGGAGGAGGGGCAGTGGTGAGGTAGGGGTGGAGAAAGGTCTCTGAGCCTCCAGGaccagctccagtgaggcaggcTAGGGCACCCCAGGATGGGGCAGAGTCTGGCCCGATGGGTGTCAAGGGTTCAGACCCAGACAGTGCCAGGACTGGCTGGGCTGGGCAGCACATCAGGATGCCCTGTTGGGGCTAAAACAGGCAGCCTCTGAGCGAGGTGGCCTCGGCAAGGGGTTTGCTCGGGGACGGGCAGGGGACACCCAGGGAGTCTGTCCAGGTGAGGAAAGTGCAACAGAGGGCTGCAGAGCACCAGGGCGAGATTCGGGCTCGAGGAAGGCCACGCTGGAACGTCCTCTCTGTGCAGTTTCATGAAACCTCAATTTTATTTGGCTTTTCCAAGGTACAGTAGGAGGTAAGAACTTCCTAAGTGCCCATGTTGGGGTGGTGCAGCCTCCCGAGCCCTGGGCTGATGGGGTGGGCAGACACAGAGGTTCGGCGGCCCTGCCCAAGTGAAGCCATGGCCCCTGGAAAGGGTCATGAGGGTTGAGGTAGGGTGTGCCCATGCTGCAGGCAAAggaggtcaagaaggaacagacaCTCAGGTCTTTGCGGTCTCGGATCCTAAAGGCACACGGCCTCCATCCAACCTCAGAGCACAGGAGGGAGGATGGGAACCCAGAACTGGCATGTgttggtgggggaggtgggaggggcctgATGGCCCTGGTGGGTAGGGTGTCAGGGAAAGGAAAGGCTGAGCCCCCCTTAGCAGGCCCCTCAGAAGATGCCCTCCGTGTTCCCAGCTTGCGATGATCACTAAACCCTGGGTCACCCCCTGCCTCTTCTGCCAGCCTGAGCCCAGGACTCTGGATGGAGAGCCCCTGGAGCCGGTCCTTCTGCAGGCGACCCCACCAGAGTGGCCTGCTGGGATGGCCTGGGAATACTGCCTGCCTTCTGTCCCAGGTGGCCTGGCTGCCTGGCTCTATGACCAGCTTGGGAGCCTCGCCTTAGGGCCCCAGGAAGGTGCACTGGGTGTCTGGGTCTGccacctgctgtgtggccttgtaCACAGAACTTAATCTGACCGCCAGCCACTGTGTCTGTACAAGGGGTCTGCACAGGTCTGGCAGGAGGATTAAGAGAGTGAGATGTGTCCAGCTTTTGTcactaaaaaaaaagttaccaccccccccccaaaaaaaaaagaagtcacccAGGAaatttcctggtagctcagttggtaaagaatttgcctgccatgcaggagaccccagctcaattcctgagtcaggaagatcccctgaaggagggcatagcaacccactctagtattcttgcccagagaatcccatggacagaggagcctggcgggctgcagtccgtgggctcGCAGAGTtggagacacgactgagtgactaagcacagctcaAGAACTCACCCAAGGCTGCTGTGTGTGCTTCAGCCCATGCTGAACAGGCCCCCGGAAGCTCCCCCAGCACGGCTGGCACCCAGGCCCCACCCAGCAGAGCTAAAAACCCCGACCGCTGGCGGGACAGAGCCCATGTAGAGGATGAGCCTGTGGGGCCTCTCCTCCTGAGACGGGCGGCAGGAAAGGCTGGGATGGGCTGGCAGCCCAGTCGTCCCAGATCTAATGAAAGTGAGAGGTCGAGAAAGAGGGCCGGGGACGGGGCAGCTCCGACACTCAGGCGGGACCCTGCGTGTCAGTCCAGGCCCCCCAGCAAGCAGGCGGTGCCCCCACACGGAGCACGGTCACTGCCGCTGGAGCTGTGCTGGTTTAGACCCTGATCTTGAACCCGCCCAAGCGCACTGCCCACTCACTGTGCCAGTGTCTgccctctcctctgcccccacaCCCCCGGGACTCCACGGCAGCCAGgctctcctcccgccccccaTGGGTACTCCCCCCACTGTGCCCCCTGCTCTGTCGACTCTGGCTCCCTCACGAGGCTCCCCGAGTCCCAGCGAGACAATGGCAATGCTTTGGGGGCCTCCTCCCCACGAGCCCCCACCCCAAGTGGACTCTATCTCAGGGTAAGGCCTGCCTTTCCAGGCTGAGAGGCTGGTACTCCGCACCCTCCCAGAGACGATGCACAGAGAAACACCCGGCTCGACCCTCCCAAGTGGACCCAGGATGGACAGGCCACGtgtcccctgccccccccccaccccggccaccTCATCCTGCCTGCTTCTCTCGCACCTTCTGCCCTCCTGCCCCAGGGTTTCTGGGGCCTCAGTCTTCTGGGGAGCGGGCAGAGCTCGGGTGGTCTCTCCTCCACCATCCCCGTCCCAGCCACCTGGGCCCCTTCCGCGCTTCCAACAGGCCCTCAGCACGCAGGGCCTGCCCCCAACACCGCCAGGCTCTGCTCCGGGCTCCTCTCCCCGGCCTCTCTCACTCATCACCTCCAGTTGGGTCTCCACGCTGAATACCTCCTCCCTAGCCCTTACCAGATGTCAGATGACTTGTGGAAAGTctcccccctacacacacacacacacacacacaggacagctGTACCCGGCACTGCCAGGCCCGCACACAGAAAGCCTCCGGGGTTTTACTGACAGAGCTGCTACCCTCCGTggtcctcctgcctccaggcagagggaacagctagTGGAGCTTCTTAAGGCCCAGCCTTGGGAAGGTCATGGAAGAGATGGTCCAGAccctgggaagggaggggggGCCCCCAGTGGCAGTGGTTCCTGTTAACCAGCTCCATACAGAACTAGGAccatgccccctccctcccctccacgaGGTGGGTGCCACCCCCAACACCATTTGTCAGGAGCAGGGCCCAGCCCGGAGAGCTTAAGCGATGTGCCCGAGGCCACTCAGATGCGGAGGCCCCAGGATCTGAAACCCAGCCCAGGCTCCCAGCTACTGGAACAGGCGTCCGATGGGGAGGTCCCGGGCGGGGAGCGCGGCCTGCCGGCCATCGGGTCCCCGGCAGGGACCCCAATAGGGAAGGAGGGCTGAGGCGAGGCCGGCAGCGATCGCGCCCTCCCCCTTCCAGGCagccccgcccgccgccgccgccgccgcattCCTGGGGCCGGGGAGGCCCGGGAGGcccgggaggcggcggcggcgtcgATGTGAAGCAGATGGCGGGCCAGGCCGGCCCCCGCCCCGGAGGCGGGGCTGGCAGCGGGGAGGGGTCTGCGCGCCGCGGGATGCGAGCTCGGAAACCCCGCGCGGCCCCTCACAGCCCCTTGTCTGGGACGACCGCCCTGCCCCTGGACGCGGCCTCCCTGGGCCCTGCGGCCCCGGGCGCCCCGACTGCCTGCCGGGGGCCGGTGGCAGCCCCTCCAgctgcccgcccgcccgcctgcctGGCGCCTCCCGCCCGCGCCAGAGCACCCGCACACGCCGGATCCCCGCCCCCGCGCGGAGATGCCCTTGACCTCGCAGTGGCCCCTGACAGGCCGACCGGGCCCTCCGACCCTGGCGCCACCACCGGCTTCTGGCCCGCGCTCTCGGTCCTCCGTGCACGGTCCTGGGCCCCGGTTCCCCGCCCCCCGCGCAAGGCCTGTCCCCGcgctccccccaccccggcccacaCTGGCTTCCCCAGCTGGCTGCTCGGGGCACCCACCTCCCACCGGGGAGGGTCCGCATCCTCCAGAGGCCGGCGCCCGCCCTTGTCCTGTTCCCGTTCCTGGCCCACTCGGAACGCAGGCTCCTCGACGCCTCACTCCGCAACCACCCTCTTCCCACCCACGTCGGCTCTTCCTAAGACGCCAATCTGTGCTTCCCACTCGCCTCGAGACCTCCCCGGCTCCCCCCCTCGCAGGAAGGAGGCCACCGCTGGCCTctcagcctccctccctgccgGCTTCGGCCACACTGGTCTGCCCGGGCCCTGGCACATGCCCTGCCACGGACTTGTAAGGCGCTTCCCGTCTTCTTACGGCCCTCCCAACCCGGCCCAAGGGTCCTTCTTTTCTGGGTCTGAAATCTCGGACCCCGTGTGTCTGCCCTCCCGGCGCCCGCTGCCCTCTGCTCTCCTCTAGCCCGGGGTATTCTCGGACGCACCGTCGTGGCCCGGCGCCCGGGCTCGGCCCGGAGCGGAGCCGGCGTCGGGGAGGGCGGCCCGAGGAGCCCGCGCGTGCGGCGCAGGGCGGTCCCCAGCGCCCCCTCCGCTGTCCCGGCCCCGGGCGTCCCCtccggccccctcccccagcccggcCGGCTCCTACCCGGGTGCGCGGCACACGTTGCGGCCGCGCGGGCTCAGCTCCTGGGGCGCCGCGGGGCCGGGCAGCagccagagcagcagcagcagcagcgacgGCCCCCCGGCTCCCCGGCGCCGCGCCGGCCCGGCCCCCCGGGGCCCTGCGCCCTCCATGCGGCGCGGGGCAGGCGCGgggcgggcgcgggcgcgggTGCGGCCGCTGCGAGAGCGGCCGGAAGCGGAGTGCACGGCCGGGCGGGGGGCGGCAGGAGGGGCGCCGGGCCGGGCAGGAAATTCCACATCGGCTCCCTGATCCCGGGCCAGCCGCGGCCGGCCAGGCGGCAGCGCCCGCCCCGCGCGCCAGACCCCACCCTCCGGCCGCGCCGCCGCCCCTCCGCACGGCCCCCGCCCCCAGGCGGCCGCGCGCAAACTTGGGGCAAACTTGGAAGGGGCTCGCTGGAGGAATCCCCGGCCGCCGcgtttttccctccctccccagacacCCACCGGAGAAGCGGGCCCTGCGCGCCCCCGACGAGGCCAGGCCCCGGGGCGGCGGGAGGCGGGTGGGCGCCAGGCGCGGCGCACCAAATCCCCCTGGCCAGCGGTGCCTCGGAACCGCAGGTCAAGGCCTCAATCCGGCCTCTGCTCCCGCGGCGACTCCCTCCCGCGCCCAGCGGTGCGGTCAGCGTCTTCCGAGCCGGGCGCAGTCAAAGCCTGCGGCGACGGCGGCTCCCGACTCTTGAGGCCTTGGGTAGGCTGGGTCTGGACCAGAGGCCTGGGCGAAGGGGGCCCCGTAGGGACAGATGGGAGCGCTGCCTGCAGTAGCACGGCCGGGCACCGGCTCCAAGAGATCCTGGAGGTAAAGGCAGGTGGCAGAGGCTGCGCGGGCAGCGGTGGGGCCGGCTAGGGATGGAGCCCCGGCCAGCAAGCCCTTGTCAAGGGGAGAAGGAGCGCTAGGGGCCTGGGAGAGGGGGATCCTGCTTGAGACAATCCCCAAGGAAATTCTCAGGGATTTTGGTCCCCGAGGAAAAAATCCTCCAGGTGGAGCCAGGCCTGGAGGCACAAGGCTCCTAAATCCAGAGCAGTCGGGTGAGGACAGAGCACAGAGAAAGGGGCTGCGCGGGACCTGGGGacctggaggaagaggggagCAGAGAGGTCAGACCCTGCTCCAGGCCCGAGAAGCGGGGAGTGCAGGCaggcttggggggggggggaccacAGGGGGATGACCAGCTCCCAGCAGAGCTGGGCTTCTGGGGACCTCAAAGCCGGAggcagggccagggtggggggcgggctgCGTGCGGGCTCCCAAAGGAGGGCTCCTGCCTCAGTCATGTGGGGCCCCATcagggaggagggggcctggTGAAAGGCCCCGACAGGCCCGAGGCTGCAGGCACCGCCACGCTGGTGGCAGGCAGGGTGGGCGGGAGCCCTGGGGGTTTGGGGCCCCCTCTGTCAGCCCCCTGGTGCAGGATGGGGGTGGCCGCGGGCAGGGTGGTGGGGAGGTCGCACTCATGTGGTCACAAACGCAAACACTTCTCTGGGGCAAGTCAACAGGCCAACCACTTCCGGGCAGCCCTGCAGGCCACGCCCCGATCTCCCGGGGCCCTCGCCCCTCTCACGGGACCCCTGTTGGCTGCCCCTTAGGGCGGCCAGCAGATGTCCGTGCGGCCGCTCTGTCCACCCTGCTTCTGGCTTTAGAGGTGTCGCCCAGCTGGACTGGGCTCATGGACGGGAacctcacctccccaccccctccagccccAGAGCTCCTTTGGGCTACAGCTCTGACCGGCACCCCAGGTCTGTCTGAATGCCCCAACACTCCACCCGCCCCGGCCGTGTACCACCCGTGTCTGCTGCCCGCAGGACAGGGCCGGCCCCAGCCCCGTCTCAGGCCCGCCTCGCGCCTGATGGGGAGCTTCCCgggccccacccacacccccgTCGGGAGCCTGGGTACAGGCGGAGTGGGGGACCGTCCGTCTGCCTGCCCTCTGGCAGGTGAATACCAGAACAAGGGCGTGCCCATACGACTGACCAGCACATAGGCCGATGGTGGAGGCCGGGAGCCTGGGCCTGGCGGGGGCAGCTCCCGGAGGCCGACTTTGAAGGGAGAGGGTGGTATGAAGGCTCGAGTGCAGGCCAGAGAGCCTGCCGAGCTGGCAAGCGGGCTGCCTGGGCTCAGGGAGGCGGGGGCAGGCTGCTGGCCGTGGGCCAACGCTGCGCTGGCCCGCAGCAGGGCCAGGCTGCGGCCCAGGTCGTAGGAACCCTTTTAGGGCTCATGTATACCCCGCCCCATGCCCTGGGAGCCTCACAGATCCCCCTCCATCCCCTGTGGACCAGAGGCCTCTCGCAAAGCCAGGACTTGGTGCCTGGCTGGGGAGACAGCTGCACTAGCCCGGACACTCTGGGGCGGGGCGGACGTCTCAGCCCTTCTTCGTGGGAGCCTCCGAGGTCTGCTGAGACTGCGACCCTGGCCTGCAGGGTGGTGGCAGAGACAGAAACGGGGTCCCCACTCCAAGCTCACAGTCCCGCACCTCACCCTTGGGAGTCGGAGGGTGCCTCTGGAGGAGTGGCTGTCCTGTCCCACGGGAAGGGACCACCAGGGTCAGCGCCCGGCTCGCTGCCTTAAGTGTTAAGCGCGTGATGTCATGTGGGGTGAGGGAGCCGGGCCCGTTTCCTCAAGGGTACCTGGGCCCTGGGACAGCAGTCACACAGCAACTGCCTGATGCTCACACCTGTCCTTAGGGCACCCCCAAAGAAGTTCAGAGCGGCCAACTCCCTGCACCCCCCATGCCCTCCACCCAAGGAGGGCACACCACCCCTCTGCCGCCCTCCATGACAGCGCCGGCACGTGGGCCCTGGGCAAGGCACGGGGACAaagacaaagacccagagcagtggGGGTCTGCAGGGGTGGGTAAGAAGACCCCGGAGGAGAGGACAGTGTCCTGGCAGAGGCTGGGCAGTGCGGAAAATGGCGTTGGAACCCCCGCCTGCAGGTCCCACCCACTCAGGAGGGTCCTTGAGGCTTACCTGGAGGAAACGCAGAGGCCCCTCCGCAAGACGGGctcagatgcaggagacaggcgCCCCCCGAGGCTCTCCCGCCCTCCCTCCCCAAGTGCTGGGCTTTCCTTAGCGCCAAGACGGCCACGGGAACCTTGGTTCACAGGAGAGGTCCTCAGCGGCAGAGACGCTCCAGCCAGGGTCAGCAGACAGGGACAGGTGTCCTGGTGACACCGACCAGGCGGGGGTGGGATCCACCCAGAAGCCACGCCCTCGGAGCTGAGAGCTAGACAGCAACGCGCCTCGTGGAAggtgctttatttcatttatcaacAACACGGGGGCGGGAAGGCCCAGCTGCAAGACCCTGTTATCACAACCAGCCTCGGGCCCCTGGCTGGCGATGGGCCCAGCCTGCACCATTCCTGCCCACGGGAGGTGGGGATGTGCCCTGGCCCCCACAAGGGGGCCCGTCCCCAGGTCCCCTGGGAGAAGGCGCCCTCTCAGCCCAACGGGGACCGGGATGGCAGGTGGTGCACCAGTCCCTGGCCATGCCTGCCGAGGAGGGGGGCCTGGGAACCTTCAGGGGACC from Cervus canadensis isolate Bull #8, Minnesota chromosome 1, ASM1932006v1, whole genome shotgun sequence includes:
- the SCARF2 gene encoding scavenger receptor class F member 2 isoform X3, whose translation is MRTLPGGSSQELTCCAGWRQQGDECGIAVCEGNSTCSENEVCVRPGECRCRHGYFGANCDTKCPRQFWGPDCKELCVCHPHGQCEDVTGQCTCHARRWGARCEHACQCQHGACHPRSGVCRCEPGWWGPQCASACYCSATSRCDPQTGACLCHAGWWGRSCNNQCSCNTSPCEQQSGRCQCRERTFGARCERYCQCFRGRCHPVDGTCACEPGYRGKYCREPCPAGFYGLGCRRRCGQCKGQQPCTVAEGRCLTCEPGWNGTKCDQPCAAGFYGEGCGRRCPPCRDGHACNHVTGKCTRCNAGWIGDRCETRCSNGTYGEDCAFVCADCGSGHCDFQSGRCLCSPGVHGPHCNLTCPPGLHGVDCAQACSCHEDSCDPVTGACRLETNQRKGVMGAGALLALLLGLLLSLLGCCCACRGKDPARGPRPRRELSLGRKKAPQRLCGRFSRISMKLPRIPLRRQKLPKVVVAHHDLDNTLNCSFLEPPSGLEQPSPSWSSRASFSSFDTTDEGPVYCVPHEEAAAESRDSEVPAAAPVTTPAEEAAPLPASSDSERSACSGDGPGGALYARVARREARPARVQDEARGLSLSPSPERRKPPPPDPATKPKVSWIHGKHGAGAAAAARAPSPPPAGPGAAPSPSKRKRTPSDTSARPPGLAEEGPALAAPSPPRARARGRGPGLPEPTDAGGPPRSAPEAASMLAAELRDKTRSLGRAEGPPGMQGPREKPAPPQKAKRSVPPSSPARSPPAPEAPGPEKAAAGTPGSDTPRKKTPIQKPPRKKSRELAGEPGRAGAPTL
- the SCARF2 gene encoding scavenger receptor class F member 2 isoform X2, whose translation is MEGAGPRGAGPARRRGAGGPSLLLLLLWLLPGPAAPQELSPRGRNVCRAPGSQELTCCAGWRQQGDECGIAVCEGNSTCSENEVCVRPGECRCRHGYFGANCDTKCPRQFWGPDCKELCVCHPHGQCEDVTGQCTCHARRWGARCEHACQCQHGACHPRSGVCRCEPGWWGPQCASACYCSATSRCDPQTGACLCHAGWWGRSCNNQCSCNTSPCEQQSGRCQCRERTFGARCERYCQCFRGRCHPVDGTCACEPGYRGKYCREPCPAGFYGLGCRRRCGQCKGQQPCTVAEGRCLTCEPGWNGTKCDQPCAAGFYGEGCGRRCPPCRDGHACNHVTGKCTRCNAGWIGDRCETRCSNGTYGEDCAFVCADCGSGHCDFQSGRCLCSPGVHGPHCNLTCPPGLHGVDCAQACSCHEDSCDPVTGACRLETNQRKGVMGAGALLALLLGLLLSLLGCCCACRGKDPARGELSLGRKKAPQRLCGRFSRISMKLPRIPLRRQKLPKVVVAHHDLDNTLNCSFLEPPSGLEQPSPSWSSRASFSSFDTTDEGPVYCVPHEEAAAESRDSEVPAAAPVTTPAEEAAPLPASSDSERSACSGDGPGGALYARVARREARPARVQDEARGLSLSPSPERRKPPPPDPATKPKVSWIHGKHGAGAAAAARAPSPPPAGPGAAPSPSKRKRTPSDTSARPPGLAEEGPALAAPSPPRARARGRGPGLPEPTDAGGPPRSAPEAASMLAAELRDKTRSLGRAEGPPGMQGPREKPAPPQKAKRSVPPSSPARSPPAPEAPGPEKAAAGTPGSDTPRKKTPIQKPPRKKSRELAGEPGRAGAPTL
- the SCARF2 gene encoding scavenger receptor class F member 2 isoform X1 → MEGAGPRGAGPARRRGAGGPSLLLLLLWLLPGPAAPQELSPRGRNVCRAPGSQELTCCAGWRQQGDECGIAVCEGNSTCSENEVCVRPGECRCRHGYFGANCDTKCPRQFWGPDCKELCVCHPHGQCEDVTGQCTCHARRWGARCEHACQCQHGACHPRSGVCRCEPGWWGPQCASACYCSATSRCDPQTGACLCHAGWWGRSCNNQCSCNTSPCEQQSGRCQCRERTFGARCERYCQCFRGRCHPVDGTCACEPGYRGKYCREPCPAGFYGLGCRRRCGQCKGQQPCTVAEGRCLTCEPGWNGTKCDQPCAAGFYGEGCGRRCPPCRDGHACNHVTGKCTRCNAGWIGDRCETRCSNGTYGEDCAFVCADCGSGHCDFQSGRCLCSPGVHGPHCNLTCPPGLHGVDCAQACSCHEDSCDPVTGACRLETNQRKGVMGAGALLALLLGLLLSLLGCCCACRGKDPARGPRPRRELSLGRKKAPQRLCGRFSRISMKLPRIPLRRQKLPKVVVAHHDLDNTLNCSFLEPPSGLEQPSPSWSSRASFSSFDTTDEGPVYCVPHEEAAAESRDSEVPAAAPVTTPAEEAAPLPASSDSERSACSGDGPGGALYARVARREARPARVQDEARGLSLSPSPERRKPPPPDPATKPKVSWIHGKHGAGAAAAARAPSPPPAGPGAAPSPSKRKRTPSDTSARPPGLAEEGPALAAPSPPRARARGRGPGLPEPTDAGGPPRSAPEAASMLAAELRDKTRSLGRAEGPPGMQGPREKPAPPQKAKRSVPPSSPARSPPAPEAPGPEKAAAGTPGSDTPRKKTPIQKPPRKKSRELAGEPGRAGAPTL